The stretch of DNA actccagcactttgtgtctatcttaggtataaagcagcatctgaaaTCCCTTCTTACACCAAACAAAACTGAGGATTGTTAGTGATTTCGCAAAGTTAGTGGGAGGCaggtacattttttttaaatggacgaCGTTAGACGGCGCCTATTTCGGTCTATTGACTGGGGGGCAGATTTAAGCGGCTGGAAATTCTGATAAGCACCGAAGCAGCCGGTTGTTTTGTGATGGGGCCATCGCTTGGACGATAAAACTTCCGAATTTGGgaagtttaaaaataatgtttgCTGCCCCACCGTTTCTTATTGCTCCAGGCAACTCAGTTCTGCCTTATTATTCCATAAAACGGTGAAGCGGTCACTGCAGCAATTAATCATTCCCCTCCCCGACAAGGATACATTGCAAATCCAAATCCTCTTTGTAAGTTTCAAGAAGCAGTCTACTCTGAGCGGAAGGTTTGAAGACTAGCATCATCTTCCAACAGCCTCCCTGATTTTCTTTTTGGCACAGTTACACCGCAGGTCCTAAAAGAGAGAGCTGAGGATCACATAAACACacgaaacatacacacacacatgcacagcagCGCGTGGACCAGGTCCCACCGTGAGTGTCAAACCTTTAGTCACTGTCCAAGTTCCATGGAGCGACAGTAACTTTAAAGCCATCTGTAATGAATAGATGTCATCATGCATTGGGATTACAAATAATGaatcatttctttaaaaaaaatccatccaTGTCGTATTCAGTCTCAAATAAAGTCTTTTTTCCCCCGGTATTGTACATTACAAGTCCGAACTAGAACTAAGGTTTGTCAATCTGGGATCTGAGTTAATCTCGTACCGGTAATGGTAGCCTTCCATGTGGTCTCGGCATGCATCCCTGAAGTTGTTAAGCCACTTTTTGATGCCTTTTCGGTTCAGGTACAAGACAAACATGAAGATCACCCCGATCAGGGCTAGAACCAGCCCAAGAAAGACGTACGAAGTTTGCAACGCGCTCTCCATGTCCCCTTGGAAGGAACACTGCAAATCGGAGTAGCGAGCTTGGAGGACGGGTTTATTTCCTAGGCTCTCGGGCGACGAGCAGAGCAAGCTGTCTTTCTCCACCACCTTGTCGGTGCTTTGAAGCCAAGCCCGGAAATCCTTGAGGCCGCAGTCGCAGACGAAGGGGTTATCCCGCAGGTCCACTCTAAGCTGGGGCTGACTGCTCAACTCAGCCATCGTGCCGTTGCCCAGTGTCTTCAGGGCGTTGAACCTCAGGTCGAGCAGCTGAAGGTTCAGGTCTTGGAAAGTGTCTCTGAAGGAGACAAAGGAGTTGTTCCTCAGTTGCAGTTGCCTCAGGCTGGTCAAGCGAGAGAAGGCTCGGGCCGGCATGTAGAAGAGGTCGTTGTCGGACATCTCTAGGTGGACCAGGTTAGCGAGGGAACCGTTCTGGAGCAGATCGGAAACTTGTTCCGCCACCGAGCCGTTGAGGAGCGCCCGGCTCAGATTGAGCTCCTGTAAACTGTGGGGACTTGCTACCCCTCCTCCTGCGCCACCGAAAGCCTCAGGGTGCAGCGTGGAGATGCGGTTATTGCTGAGATCCAGCTGCCGGAGGCTGGGCATGGAAGCGAACGCCAGCGCCTCGATGCTTTCGATCTTGTTGTCGCTGAGGTTGAGGTTGAGCAGGTGTTCGAGGCGCTGGCCGAACGCCCCGGCGCCGAGGGTGGAGATGCTGTTGCCCGTGATGAAGAGCCTTTCCACACCGGCCGGGATGTCGCTGGGGATGGAGCTCAGCTGCCTGTTCACGCACTTCACTCTGGTCGGCGGCTCGGAGCACTCGCAGAACCGGGGGCAAGGGCTGGAGGCGGCGGCAGCGGCCGAGCCGTGGAGTTGCAGCCACAGCAGAAACAGCGGTAGGAGCAGCGAGAGAGTCAGGGGCGGGATGGGCCGAGACGGGACACAGACCCTCGCCCCGTCCGGGCGGCACAAACTTTGCACCAGGCTGCACCCAGGCATGCTATCGCCGGCTTTCCCCACCGCCCACCCACCAACCAACCAAGCCTTCAACCTCTTTATAACGCGCGCACACTGGCGGCGTGAAGTGGGAGGTGGCGGGGAGGCATTGGCCAGAGGGTGGGGAAGTTTagggttttttttgggggggggggggggtgtggggtcggCTTTTGCAAATGATCTAAATCTTTGCCAGAGGCCGAGGATTAAATCGATGGGGAAGCAAGGAGCCCAGAGGtattaatggaaaaaaaatcagaggCGCCACCGAAACTCCTCCCgctctgactgactgactgagtgAGTGTGTCTTTACGTGTGTGGCTTCAACGCGCTCCTGCAAGCGCCCCGCCCCGATCCCACTCCTCCTCACCTCGCTCGCCTCTTCCAtgcaatccctcccccacctcctcggCAATCTGAACTTTTTCTGCCGCGTTGctgcccccccctctaccccctccctcctgcgCCGACAGCCCCCAAGCGCCGGCTGCAAGTTAAACTTCCTCGCCCGTTGGTCAAAGCCCTTCCGGCAGCCGGGGAGTGCAATAACGTGCTCCCAAAGTCTCAGGTTACTTGTTTAGCCTTTTTTTTCTGGCTGTTCTCTTGTTTTTATGGCTCGAAGACCAATCCTGCTCAGCGGGAATAtgaaaaaccacacacacacacacacaaagaggtAACCGATCCAATCGTGTCCCAAATCCACAGCGCCACCTCCACTTCCCCCTCATTTACTCGACCCTGGTTTAATTTTACCAGGAATTTATCTGCCAATCGCTGCGAGAACAGACATGACTCGCTCGGTCCCAGTGATGGGACTATTCGAACAGAGAGGGGGTGTCCGCCGAATCACCAAGTCTCCGCTACAGGGCTTTTTCTTCGCACTGAAAGGAAACGGCGCGTTGCGTTTCTGTTCGTGGAGAGAGACTGAATGATTGTGTAAATGCTTCACTGCATACCTGAAAGGAAGATATCTTCCCCTCCTGCAACCCGGCGCGCACCTCTATTTACATAGCTGAATGATGCCTATTAAGTATTGTAAACCAGTTGTTCGTGTGTGTTTTGTAGGGAAAATGTAACAAATGGAAATCGTTCTTTAAAGACAACGGAGAGAAGAAAAGTGGGTGATATATTCACTTGGTGTAACAATTCTAAACAAAGGGCAAAtgggaagtgtgtaggaaggaactgtagatgctgggtttttttttacaccgaagatagacacaaaatgctggagtaactcagcgggacagacagcaactctgggagaaagaatgggtgatgtttcgggtcgagactcttcttcagactgaataagcctgccccgctgagatactccaacattgtgtgtttaaataggaaaaatgttcccaaaaggCCAATGAAACCCCCATCGCCTTTCATAAACAGCATGGGTCGTGAGCAGCGCCGAGCTTGTTACTTTGAAAATATGGGATTTTGTTTATACATTTCCGGAATATCACTTCCTCTTCAaacatttgctttaaaaaaaatagttggaGCGGATACTTGATCCTCAAGTTAATCGATTGCAGATGCCCGCAACAGATCGGGCTGCATATACAATGTATTAGTCCGTGGGacgaatggataggcgacgtttgagattgggacccttcttcagaccagcatctgaagaaatgttcccggcccgaaacgtcgcctgtccatccccccacagttgctgcctgacccgctgaattactccagcactttgtgttttgatcaatgtTCCGGCATCTGCATTTTCAAGTGTCTCCGATGTATCAATCGGTGGTCTGTTTGCCCGTTATCCCATGTCAGGATATAGGAACTCTTCTGGAAAACGGCATGGGTTTCAACTAACCACTCTCCAGCCACCCCCTTTTACACGCGGTTCTCGATAGGATATGTAAACGTCTGGCCTAAATTGCTGAGTCGCTTTTTGAATCGCGCGATGGAATACCATTTTAAATGCCCCCACCCCCTTTCACAACTCTAAAGTATAAAAGTCTGCCAATACAGTCTGTTTGCGTGTGTTCTGGGTCGCTTGGAACAGAAGAAATTAGGACATTTCTGAAGAAATAACAGATTAGCCTTAAAGCCAAACATATTGTCAGGGTCGTGATTTGTTTGAAAATGCATTGGGCGTGAGTATTTACCTGAcagccgagatacagtgaaaatgggAAATATTTTGGTGGCAGTAAAACTTACCGAGCTGGGGTTGTCAAATAGAAAGTCAGAGCTTTACACAAACGTAGAaaacacataataataataataataattagatATGCTTTTCGTCCTCTCCTTGAAACTATGTTATCAAATTCAGATATCTGTTGCAGGTGAGGGGACTGGATCGTTTGTACAACATACCGTATCTTTTGTACGTTTCATGCCACTAACACCACTGCACGCTTTCTTACAATGTTTTGCATAAATCAGGAGAGGTATAggtcagtctcttgcccagagtaggggaatcgaggtccagaggacatacagtaggttgAAAGTGAAGCGGGAAAGATATAATGGGAAATTGAGCGGTAACTTTTcccacacgaagggtggtgggtgtaaggaatgagttgccagaggaggtagttgaagcagggactattgtaacgtttaagaaacagacaggtacacggatagaggAGGATGTCTGAGGaatcggggagagggagatatacagagttacacggataggacaggtttggatggatattggtcggtgtgggcaaattgagccgaagagcctctttccaCCCTGCATTACTATTTTAAACTACCGTCTTATccagtttcccctcaacctccccctc from Leucoraja erinacea ecotype New England chromosome 5, Leri_hhj_1, whole genome shotgun sequence encodes:
- the tpbgb gene encoding trophoblast glycoprotein b isoform X1, whose protein sequence is MPGCSLVQSLCRPDGARVCVPSRPIPPLTLSLLLPLFLLWLQLHGSAAAAASSPCPRFCECSEPPTRVKCVNRQLSSIPSDIPAGVERLFITGNSISTLGAGAFGQRLEHLLNLNLSDNKIESIEALAFASMPSLRQLDLSNNRISTLHPEAFGGAGGGVASPHSLQELNLSRALLNGSVAEQVSDLLQNGSLANLVHLEMSDNDLFYMPARAFSRLTSLRQLQLRNNSFVSFRDTFQDLNLQLLDLRFNALKTLGNGTMAELSSQPQLRVDLRDNPFVCDCGLKDFRAWLQSTDKVVEKDSLLCSSPESLGNKPVLQARYSDLQCSFQGDMESALQTSYVFLGLVLALIGVIFMFVLYLNRKGIKKWLNNFRDACRDHMEGYHYRTCGVTVPKRKSGRLLEDDASLQTFRSE
- the tpbgb gene encoding trophoblast glycoprotein b isoform X2 codes for the protein MPGCSLVQSLCRPDGARVCVPSRPIPPLTLSLLLPLFLLWLQLHGSAAAAASSPCPRFCECSEPPTRVKCVNRQLSSIPSDIPAGVERLFITGNSISTLGAGAFGQRLEHLLNLNLSDNKIESIEALAFASMPSLRQLDLSNNRISTLHPEAFGGAGGGVASPHSLQELNLSRALLNGSVAEQVSDLLQNGSLANLVHLEMSDNDLFYMPARAFSRLTSLRQLQLRNNSFVSFRDTFQDLNLQLLDLRFNALKTLGNGTMAELSSQPQLRVDLRDNPFVCDCGLKDFRAWLQSTDKVVEKDSLLCSSPESLGNKPVLQARYSDLQCSFQGDMESALQTSYVFLGLVLALIGVIFMFVLYLNRKGIKKWLNNFRDACRDHMEGYHYRLMLENMNYL